The Thermococcus sp. genome contains a region encoding:
- a CDS encoding radical SAM protein — MIRLRLPHSRFEEADDRIRLIWRNTLYADFEKSELEEIIRRKFRVSPLISVDDGALIVGTDYERVEKFIALFLQNNLGSRLMNVYTGRSIVYIHEGMDVPLLGYNAFGLIDRGTNLIQVRGVTGCNLSCVFCSVDEGPYSRTRKLDYVVDIDYLLEWFNNVARIKGMGIEAHLDGQGEPLLYPFRVELVQALREHPNVSVVSMQSNGVLLTDKLVEELAEAGLDRVNLSIHSLNSDKAKMLMGMRRYDLDHVLDMAEALVNAGIDVLIAPVIIFGINDDEAEAFIEFARRIGAGKRWPAIGFQNYVPYKFGRNPTIARVVPFREFYGWLRGLEKKTGMRPLVLKPGHFGMEKREFIPLSFRPGEVVKAEVVLPGRIKGEMLAKARNRLIEVINTEAEVGDRIRVKIVRTRHGIYIGTPF; from the coding sequence GGCGGAACACCCTTTATGCAGACTTTGAGAAGAGCGAGCTTGAGGAGATCATCCGGAGAAAATTTCGAGTGAGCCCCCTAATCTCCGTTGATGACGGGGCCCTAATCGTGGGAACGGACTATGAAAGAGTTGAAAAGTTCATCGCCCTTTTCCTCCAGAATAACCTTGGCAGTCGCCTGATGAACGTGTACACCGGACGGTCGATCGTCTACATTCACGAAGGCATGGATGTCCCACTCCTGGGCTACAACGCGTTCGGGCTCATCGACAGGGGCACCAACCTCATTCAGGTACGCGGTGTCACAGGCTGCAATCTCTCCTGCGTATTCTGCTCGGTCGATGAGGGTCCTTATTCCAGGACGAGAAAGCTCGACTACGTCGTTGACATTGATTATCTCTTGGAGTGGTTTAACAACGTTGCGAGGATCAAGGGAATGGGCATTGAAGCCCATCTTGACGGGCAGGGGGAACCGCTCCTCTATCCTTTCCGCGTAGAGCTCGTCCAGGCCCTCCGGGAACACCCCAACGTATCGGTTGTCTCCATGCAGAGCAACGGCGTTCTACTAACGGACAAACTCGTCGAAGAGCTGGCAGAGGCCGGCCTCGACAGGGTTAACCTTTCCATCCACTCCCTCAATTCAGACAAGGCAAAGATGCTCATGGGGATGAGGAGATACGACCTTGATCACGTCCTTGACATGGCCGAGGCCCTGGTAAACGCGGGGATAGACGTCCTCATAGCTCCGGTCATAATCTTTGGAATCAACGACGATGAGGCCGAGGCATTCATAGAGTTCGCCCGGAGGATTGGGGCAGGGAAACGCTGGCCCGCCATCGGATTTCAGAACTACGTACCCTACAAATTCGGAAGGAATCCCACAATAGCCCGAGTGGTTCCGTTCAGGGAGTTCTACGGATGGCTTAGGGGACTGGAGAAAAAGACGGGCATGAGGCCCCTCGTCCTCAAACCAGGCCACTTCGGCATGGAAAAACGGGAGTTCATACCCCTCTCCTTCAGGCCAGGTGAGGTTGTTAAGGCTGAAGTCGTCCTCCCGGGTAGAATAAAGGGGGAGATGCTTGCAAAGGCCCGCAACAGGCTGATAGAGGTAATCAACACGGAGGCTGAAGTGGGGGACAGGATAAGGGTGAAAATAGTACGGACGAGGCATGGAATCTACATTGGAACCCCATTTTAG
- the wecB gene encoding non-hydrolyzing UDP-N-acetylglucosamine 2-epimerase, translated as MRPAFVFGTRPEIIKLAPVVRAFDELGVESLLIHTGQHYDYEMSRVFLEELGLDDIDHHLEVGSGTQAEQTGRAMMGIERVLMDEKPDVTLVQGDTNTVLAGALASVKLRIPVAHVEAGLRSFDRTMPEEINRVLADHASEILFAPTEEARENLEREGIVENVYVVGNTVVDAVLQNSELAEKKSNVLERLGLKSGKYILVTAHRAENTDRKENLEKLVEILENLPIKAVYPMHPRTRGKLGEFGLMRRVEVIDNLMITKPLGYLDFLRLERNARLIMTDSGGIQEEAIILNVPCLTLRYNTERPETVKAGGNVLVGLELDRVLHYVDKLLTDEGFYSMMATAPNPFGDGKAGERIAKALLNLWENGELKVTTSRFI; from the coding sequence ATCCCTTCTAATACACACCGGCCAGCACTACGACTATGAGATGAGCAGGGTGTTCCTTGAAGAACTCGGACTGGACGACATAGACCACCACCTAGAAGTTGGCTCTGGAACCCAGGCCGAACAAACCGGAAGGGCAATGATGGGGATAGAACGGGTTTTGATGGACGAGAAACCGGACGTAACTCTCGTCCAAGGTGATACAAATACTGTTCTGGCTGGAGCTCTGGCGAGTGTCAAGCTGAGGATTCCGGTGGCTCACGTTGAAGCAGGATTGAGGAGCTTCGATAGGACGATGCCGGAGGAGATAAACAGGGTTCTGGCGGATCACGCAAGTGAGATCCTCTTTGCTCCAACGGAGGAGGCCAGAGAAAACCTTGAACGGGAAGGGATAGTGGAGAACGTTTACGTTGTCGGAAACACGGTTGTTGATGCCGTTCTTCAGAACTCGGAACTGGCAGAGAAAAAAAGCAACGTTCTTGAACGCCTTGGCCTGAAATCGGGGAAATACATCCTCGTAACTGCTCACCGTGCCGAGAACACCGACAGAAAGGAAAATCTTGAGAAGCTAGTCGAGATATTGGAGAACCTTCCTATCAAGGCGGTTTATCCAATGCATCCGCGTACGAGGGGCAAACTTGGGGAGTTCGGCCTCATGAGGCGCGTTGAGGTTATCGACAACTTGATGATAACAAAGCCCCTCGGTTATCTTGACTTCTTGAGGCTGGAACGGAACGCGAGGCTCATCATGACGGATTCTGGGGGAATTCAAGAGGAGGCCATAATCTTAAATGTGCCATGCTTGACGCTCCGCTACAACACCGAGAGACCGGAAACGGTAAAAGCCGGTGGAAACGTCCTTGTCGGGCTTGAATTGGATAGGGTCCTTCATTATGTAGATAAATTGCTCACTGATGAGGGGTTCTACAGTATGATGGCAACTGCACCCAATCCCTTCGGCGATGGAAAGGCCGGCGAGAGGATAGCCAAGGCCCTTCTGAATCTCTGGGAGAATGGGGAGTTAAAGGTAACGACCTCCAGGTTTATCTAG